The Candidatus Bathyarchaeota archaeon genome segment GAGTTGGACAAGCTTACTGTAATTCACAAAGGAAAAAAGATGGTAGATGGCCTTAATGAAGCTCTTATTGCTTCTATTACTCACTGGAAGATGCTGGATTTCGAAATAAGCTTGAATAAGGAGGCTTTCTTAACTTCAAGAGCCGATGCATTGATAATAGCTACTTCAACTGGCTCCACTGCTCATGCATTATCTGCTGGGGGACCGGTAGTACATGCTTCGTTAAATGCATTTGTTCTAGTGTTTTTATGCCCTCTGGAACCTATCCATCCAATAGTTATTCCAAACGATAGTGAAATCAGAGTGAAAGTCACAAATCCTAAACTTGAAGCCTTGGTAACGGTAGATGGGCATTTTAGAAGAAAGTTAAAGCCAGAACAAGAATTTTCAATAAAGAAATCAAATTCTAAAGCTAAGTTCATTAGGCTTGGGAAAGCCTTTGCAAATCGCACTCAAACACGATTATTGAAACCTAGCCAAAGGGATTAAAAGTATGTGCGCTTC includes the following:
- a CDS encoding NAD(+)/NADH kinase, with product MFNNVGIISRLDNQDALDLSFRLYKTLRKEGIKIVPEEGFARAHDLGNSSLISKMDTDLIITVGGDGTVLKTCMFMPKPQTPILAVNMGRRGYLTEVEPNKVEKAIQRCLRGDYKIEELDKLTVIHKGKKMVDGLNEALIASITHWKMLDFEISLNKEAFLTSRADALIIATSTGSTAHALSAGGPVVHASLNAFVLVFLCPLEPIHPIVIPNDSEIRVKVTNPKLEALVTVDGHFRRKLKPEQEFSIKKSNSKAKFIRLGKAFANRTQTRLLKPSQRD